CCAAAGGCGTTGGGGATTCTCCGTGAAGCCTTGAAAGCGGAAGGTTTATCCTTCAAACAAGGGCAGGCAGAGGAGAAGCTGAAGAAGAAAGGCTCGCCCATCAGCCGCACAGATAAGGTGGAGGAATTTCTTCGGGAACTGCGTCACCCGCTCAAGGCGGAGGTGGAGGCGGTGCGGTCCATCATCAAAGGTGTGAATAAAGACATCAACGAAGAAATTAAGTGGAATGCTCCATCCTTTAATTTCAAGGGTGAATATTTGGTGACGTTTAATTTGCGTGATACGAAACGAATCCATTTGGTGTTCCATAATCCGCTGATCCCGCAGGTCAAAAGCGAAATTCTCGGGGGAGATTACATAGATCGGCGCATGGCGTATTTCACAGACATGAAGGAAATATAGTCGAAGCGACCCTTGCTGGAGGAAGCCTTGAAAGACCTGATTAAGTTGATGGACTCGAAAAATAAAAAGAAGTAAACTCCTGCCTGGAAGCAGTTGTAAAGCCTCTTATTTGTGAGCAGAAAAACCTTTAATGATGGTAGACCTCGGTACGCGACCTTCCATTTGTCGATGCCATTTGTCAGGCTGGATATTTCGA
This portion of the Anaerolineales bacterium genome encodes:
- a CDS encoding DUF1801 domain-containing protein, which translates into the protein MANSNLPKIGAPATRALEAAGYTNLKQLTKVTEAEVAQLHGMGPKALGILREALKAEGLSFKQGQAEEKLKKKGSPISRTDKVEEFLRELRHPLKAEVEAVRSIIKGVNKDINEEIKWNAPSFNFKGEYLVTFNLRDTKRIHLVFHNPLIPQVKSEILGGDYIDRRMAYFTDMKEI